GGCTAATGTGCCAATGTCTTCTCACCTCCAATAACTTATCCAACTTGTTCTCCATTTCGGGGCATAAATAAGAGTTCCATTTCTCTGTAGCAATACATCTCTCAACATTCATCACCATCAATTTAACTCTTATGCTTTCTACCAATTGGAATATTGGTAATAATCGTTCTTTCCTAATCCAAGAATTAAATGAATCGGCAACATTTGACCATATTTCACCGTACCTGCCAAAAAAAATGTCAATCAAAACACTACATAATCCTAACATTATTTTGTTCCATAACCAAGATTTCATACCAATTGCATAATCCTAACATTATGTTGATCGCAATTTTTAATTGGTAAACATGTTCGTAGATGATTGACACCTAACTTTTGGTACGTTTGCAGCCTAGGATTTACGATTCGTGCAGTGTGCTATATATATGATTCGTGTTGACATCTTGCAGcctagaatatatatatatatatatattatggtaCAAATTATTTGActaaaaatgtttcaggtacaTCATGGTGCTACCAACCGCTAAGAATGGGAGCATGAACTACCGATCTAATCTTCTACACTTTGCTGGTTTGTATGGTACAATTGAAGAACATGTAAAAGCCGGACACGATATTCATATGAAGACAACACCATTTTGGAGACTATACCGAGCATACAGAGATAAGCTTGTGACAACAGAGCACTTTAGTGCTTTGGACAATGATATCAAGATGATAATTGAACAATATGACAAAGACCAAGGGTGCTTTGTATTTGGTGACATCAAAGGAGTGGTGACAGCTAATGACATTGCTGATATATTCGGCATTCCTAATGAGGGGAGAAATTTGGAATACACATGTACGccaggagagaaaaaaaaaacaacattcaTGTCTAAATATTTCTCAGATATGGTCGATCGTGTTACAAAGACTAGGATTGAGGCATCCATAAGAAATATAGTTGCAGGAAGATCAATTGAAGAGCGTACAGACTTTGCACGTTTAGTGTGCATTTATTTATGTAACACACTCTTATTGTGCAATAGTTCTACTCAAATTTCGTGGAAACTTGTGGGTATATGTGAAAACTTGGATCAAATTCAAACATATAATTGGGCAGTAGCGATTGCTGAGTATTTGAACAAATCACTTGTACATGCCAGTAAGCCACATTTGGTAACAGGATGTGTTCCGTCTTTGTTGGTACGTTTTTCAtaatgtggttttttttttcttttgttgaaaaatgCTATAGTTGTTGATTCTGATGCATTATACTACTATTTGTGTTTATAGTTTTGGTTTGGCGGAAAAACAAGATTACTTACCCCCATCATTGGTAGATAGAACAAACTACCTAACTTTGTAAGGTGGAGTTTATTCTAACTGcacaaaacattgatcaacatggaCTTGAAAACATTTGAGGTACATTTATATATGTTAACTAATGATATTATGCTTTTTTGTCTAACTTTCTTTATTTCGTACATTTTACTATGAAATTAAATGAACTAGCATATGTTATCGTTGGCATATTCTTTTGAACGTTAGAATCAATGTTCGATCAAAAGAGTATTAAAAAAGTGCAGGGGATTCTAATTTTCCCTTATTCAATTTTCTATTTGAATGAGTATTCAATCTTAATATTTTGGACGGAACAAACCTTGGTTACAGATTCATCCCCTTAATTAAGTAGCAGCCACCGCCCATAACCAACCATCGCATCATTCCCATATTCTTGCCCATGTGCAAGCAAACCACGACATCCCTCCCCATTAACTtggaaattttctttttctcttctttttgttttttccttccAAAAAATGGCACTATGTTATaaactttgttgatgcacaaaattagtgaggactttgatacaacataaagtgttaagtttgtgaccttcgctagattgcttcggtcactagtgtagataagtatgcaaatggatagagacagggaagcaaacacaagatgtacgtggttcatctagattggctacgtccacggagtagaggagttctcattaattgtgaagagtttacataagtacataggttcaagctctcctttagtgagtactagtgaatgattagtacaaatgacattaggaaatattgtgggagaatgatctccttttatagaagagagtttctagctttgttttgactttgacacgtgtcgtgttgtgattggcttctgatgttgacacgtgtcgcgctatgattggcttctaatgtcgacacgtgtcgcgttgtgattggcttgctggttggagggaaactcttctgggtccttgacggtataacgttgaccagtgctcagtagtttcaggattggtcaagtatggtacaaacaatgttCCCCTAATTTCCCAAGTTAGGGATGctcctcggttagggacttgcaagatccaagctgcTGAGTaattgcaagatccaagccgctgagtaatcacgaaacttctaagtaccgaagtgtggtatcgtcttcaattgccttatctgtctcataagtagatgtgacatcttctctgaaagtacttttcctccatccaggggtggtatctttaaccgatgaagatgcacaaggtaatgtatcaatttcacttgaagcttacttgtagttctgagcttggtcaagtgcgatacaaaccctatagtaggagtcccccaagtcgccgagctaggagatttgccgaaggaggtaacatacaaggtaagcaatcagacttccaagcaagcaacctagattggaggttcgactttggcttccggttgattgttctccttctccttgtgtcgtaaacaacaacaaggataaggagaagcaaatggagaaaagatgatatgagatacttttgcttttgaagaagtaaatttccacaggcttattcttgaactgggctgaagggttttctagtttcctccagagtataaggccaactcaagaatttgagggtcaaaccaagtccatcaaatctagagtacgttcgaccctgatgatatgtgatacttttgctgttgacaaagtagtggatgtatcggcacgtgttttgttccgcttgtctccacatgcttccttggatccttctcacttgctctatctgttcctcaagcatatgtggtatcttctctggaagcataagatgttgaagatgagtactcgagagtaatgccaggtaagtaatcaggcaaggggttccaggcagtcagttcttgattggaagcttgattccaagtgctgacagattgctctttttctcattgtcttgcatgtaagaacaaggccaaaggaaaagacaaggaaaaagcatgatatgggatactcttgcttttaaccctaatgatatgaaatacttttgctctggtgtgacttgtttgcagaggtattatcggggggaaaagaagttgagtatttcgaaaggctctgctgagagtgccctctcggatatgaagaaaagttgagcatttttttatttgcatgtctacttggctgtggaggatgaaggtcaacatatataggaattgtcccaacagtgagtggtaacgctgttcctttactcttctcggtcatagcaatgtagtgggagttgcaagattcacgtattttaactttgtcataacattttgaaaaaatgttctgtggtatctggaaagctgatgttgtgtgtgaagattgcagacaagctttatccaaggaaatctagctttcgaagttcagagagcggtgcctcttcggttttcaaacaagcaatcttgtcaaggatctggctctcgagattcggagaatggtgcctcttcgatttttgagaaagcaatcctgttgggagtctggctctcgagattcagagggcgatgcctcttcgatttttgaacaagtaatcctgttacgagtctagctctcgagattcggagagctgtgcctcttcgatttttgagcaagcaatcttgttggaagtgttttctcgaatgtgagtaaaggttgggcatttttgccagtttgccttgccacaaagcatggaggttgacacacatagggactttccagttatcaagcagtggtgctgttcctttacccttgtgggtaataataaggtagctagaccttcaaaatttatgtgtttaaactttgttagatatctttggcaaagttatctgtggtacccgaggagctgatgttgagTGTGcagattgtcgacatattttactcaggaaaatctgcttctcgaaattcggagagtggtgcctcttcgatttttgaaccaacggcccgcaccaattgtgtgcaagaagtatgttcagagagttattgtttgtaggaattttccccttatttttgtacttcagagatttattgcactgcatttctccttcatcatttctgagaatgtctggcccatccgaccgtcgttttgacttgaattttggtgaagaggcagccatgctctctcaagacaatatatggcccccatccttcttatcctctactagtccttttaccgttggggactctatgatgaaaaatgatatgatcgttgcggtggtggctaggaaccttctcactcccaaagataacagactactttccaaacggtctgatgagttggttgttaaggattctctggctctcagtgttcagtgtgcaggttctgtgtttaatatggcccaacgcctatttgctcgaacccgccaagttgaatcattggcggctgaagtgataagtctcaaacaggagatcagagggctcaagcatgagaataaacagttgcacatgctcgcacatgactatgctacaaacatgaagaggaagctcgaccaactacaggaatctgatggtcagattttacttatcatcagaggtttgtgggtttgttccaaaggcatttattaccttcgtcttctggggcagcaccgcataatgaagctccaaatgatcaatcttcgatgcctcctccttctggggttctgcctagtactgaggctccgaataatcactctccggtgcctcctccttttagGGCTTTgcagactgctgagacttcttctgagcaacctttgtgaaggctccctcttgtttatttattttgattcatgtatatgtacatatttgtaacttagcggagatatcaataaacaagctttgcttcatttcaacgtattgcgTTAAATACTCCAAAACCTTCTTTACTAAATTCTTTGagtgttttcttttgttgaagcttgtatgttgaagctttgtgagtgaagcatgtatgttgaggtagtgctcccttaatttcctgagtgaggaaaacttctggGTTGGAggcttgaaaaatccaagtcactgagtggtcgtgagacttccaagtatcaaggtgcagtagcatatggtaggagtctcccaagtctccggtcgagggaatTGACGAATGAAGCATTTCCTttttaagtggtagcccaaaactcatccttcatatatatttgttatgaaagttgttaagcccaaagaagatgaggcttaggcaattttttttttttcgaattttcgaattttcgaaattCTGAATTTTTCGAATatctgaatttttgaatttttgaattttcgaaaaaaaatatatattttttaagctttgtaggtgaagctttggtattgaagctttgttgggtactatgaattgattttgcttcacaatatcttgatcaagagtgtgtgaagcttttgtaggtgaagcttttgtgttgaagctttgtaggtgaagctttgaggttgaagcattgttgggtactatgaattgattttgcttcacactatcttgatcaagagtgtgtgaagcttttgtaggtgaagcttttgtgttgaagctttgtaggtgaagcttttgtgggtcaagctttggtgttaaagcttttgtaggtgaagctttgaagttgaagctttgtaggtgaagctttggaggtgaagctttggagttgaagcttttgttgggtactatgaattgattttgcttcacactatcttgatcaagatagtgtgaagcttttgagaatttgtagttgtcctcctttgatgaagcttttgttggcaccataaattggttttgcttcacactgtcttgatcaaaagtgtgtgaagcttttgagaattgtagttgcccttcattaatgaagctcttattggcaccataaattggttttgcttcacactgtcttaatcaagagtgtgtgaagctttcaacgagttgtagtgtttgcattgttacaaaggagaaatgtctgaagcaaatgcaaaagggctgaatagcttgatctttgtatgccatgcactgaagttgttgttggcttgcaataagactttgttggtaactataactcttgttgggcataagtgcttcACTAATTGAGTTGTaaaacttgagggtttttgattatttgtgaatgctaggagttcacatgtacaagttgtaccactcgttttctggttggtggaatgaatagtgagttgctttcatcacttggttagtggtacgaaggtgagttcctgcatcacctttcatcacatttcatcacctggttcgTGACAcgaaaatgagttccttcttcacctggttggtggcatgagtggcaagttgccaaatgatattagagtacgggttgtacatttcatcacctggttggtggcatgaaggagaatacgggttgtacatttcatcacctggttggtggcacgaagatgagttccttcttcacctggttggtggcatgagtggcaagttgccaaatgatattagagtacgagt
The nucleotide sequence above comes from Malus sylvestris chromosome 16, drMalSylv7.2, whole genome shotgun sequence. Encoded proteins:
- the LOC126606785 gene encoding uncharacterized protein LOC126606785 is translated as MEVNLMADVSDCLDKYIVFGIEELREATDGFSDSSLIEGSVYKVPLMEISMPLRRSGTPMRSSRSYKRYIMVLPTAKNGSMNYRSNLLHFAGLYGTIEEHVKAGHDIHMKTTPFWRLYRAYRDKLVTTEHFSALDNDIKMIIEQYDKDQGCFVFGDIKGVVTANDIADIFGIPNEGRNLEYTCTPGEKKKTTFMSKYFSDMVDRVTKTRIEASIRNIVAGRSIEERTDFARLVCIYLCNTLLLCNSSTQISWKLVGICENLDQIQTYNWAVAIAEYLNKSLVHASKPHLVTGCVPSLLFWFGGKTRLLTPIIGR